The nucleotide window GTCGCGGCCAGAATTTCATAAAAGGACGAGATTGCGTATCGGAGAAGCTTAGAAACCCATCACCAACGGTGTCCGCAACAAGATCAACAAACTCCTTTATTAAAGGGTCCTGTTCCGCTTGAACGCTATCTTTTTTGTAAAACTTGGGCACCTTACTCTTCCGTCACAGATTTCCGCAGCCACTCGCAAAGTTCAAACCCGATCTTGCGTCGTTCTTCACTATCTGAGGTTTGCAATTCACCAAGTTTGGTCGCAATTCTTTCAATAATTTCATGATATTCGCGAGCTGTTTCGGCTTCAATTTCTACGCGGTGGGTCAGGTGGGTGATTCTGTCCTTCAAGTCTTCAAGCGGGAGGTCGAGATTTTCAGGTTCCGCATAGACTGCGTTTTCTCGAATGTGCCGAATTCGGTCGAGTTCCGGTTGGTTCAGTCCTAATGCAGGGGCAATGCACTTGATCTTTTCATAATCGACATCGCCCTCAAAGGTTTCGATCTCCGCCGCCGCCAAGCGTTTGTTTAATTCCGAACGTTTAACCCCCAGCAGACGGGCCGCCTTCGATACACTAATTTGTTGCCCCATAATTTTATTTCGCGACCCCTTCAGTCTTTATAAACCGCATCTTTACATATTTTAGTAAAGTCTCTCTTGGAAATATTTGAAGCAAAGAGATCGTTCTCATCTCGGTATATAATCGCCTCATAAAGGTCCGGCACCTGCCCAATCAGACCAGAGACATACCATGGAAAATTGGAAAATGCATCCATTGCCGTGTCGAGTTTCTTAATTACACTTTCACGAAATGGCTCTGCATCTGCGGTTTCCGACAATACATTGGCGATGGTTTCAAGCGCTGCCTTGGTCCAACAAATCCGCGAGACCTGACCCGTATAGCGCTCTATCAATTCATCAGAGTCGTCCGAAAGAGACACAAGAATTTTAAACTTATCAGTCTCACCAGATGCATAGAGCGCATAGACTTCGGACAGCACAGGGACCAAATTATCACCGGCGCATCCAACGGCACCCGGGCATGTGTCACAAGATTTCAACTCACGCTCCTTCGTCCTGTCTGAATTGACCATGTCCCCTTAAAAGTCATATCTTGGATCGTGTATTTTTGACCAGGGGGCGGCGCAGGTATGTTCTTTCATTTTCATTTAATTTTTGACTCAAGTACAGCGGAGAAGCGGCAAAACTCACGCGCGGCGGAGGAAGCCTATTTGGCTGAAATTGGCGATAATTTGGTCCTTCGCGGCGAAATCATGTCGGATGACCAGAAGACCCAAACCGCCACGGTAATGTTTGTGGAGTTTGATGACTTGGCTTCGGTCCGTGCGTTTTTGGCTGATGACCCCTGGCATAAAAACGGCGCTTACAAAGAAGCTCATATCAACCGTTGGACCAATGGGCTGAAGCGCACGCCCGACACCCTGCCCTATCACGAAGGCGAAAGTTACTGGCATCTTCGTGGATATGGAAAGCCGGATACACACGCACGGCGCCAGGAAATACTGGCCGACCATATTGGCTATTACGCCCCCCATGATCCTGATAAAATTCTCATTCGCGGGGCGTTGCTGAACGCGGAAATCGATGAATGGCAAGGCAGCGCCATCGTGATGGAGAAGGAGTCTCGCGAAAATATCTTAACGTTCTTGGCCGATGAACCCTATTACGTCAACGGGCTCTATGACCGAATTTTAATTGAACGATTTAAGGTAATGCCGCGCTTATAAAGCCCAAATTATGTTGAGCTCTGATGCTCTCCGCACCAGGCTCCGCCCTCTGTCCGGGGCCACGTAATATGTTGATCGCCTGGCCTGGGGGCGTGGCGGCGACAGCGACCGTAACGGTTCTCATCATCGTCAATCGCCCTACGGCTGTCTTCTTCCCAATACCGGCAGGTCGTACAGTTCGTGTCTGACATTCTGGCCTCCTTCTTAGATTAGGGACACCGAAAGTCTACACTGACTTTTCGAAAATGTCGCCCTAGAACATATCACGTTCTAGTCGTCGCGGTGGGTTTTTTCCATCCGCTCGTGGCGTTCCTGAGCTTCCAGGCTCAACGTCGCAATGGGCCGAGCTTCGAGGCGTGACAAGCTAATGGGTTCCGCCGTTTCTTCACAAAACCCATAAGTGCCGTTTTCAAGTCGCTCCAGCGCTTCATCAATTTTCGCAATTAGCTTACGCGCCCGGTCCCGGGTGCGAAGTTCCAACGAGCGCTCTGTCTCCGTTGAAGCACGGTCGGCGATATCAGCCTCCATCCCTGTATTTTCCTGGAGATGCACAAGTGTCTCGCTTGATTCTTCGAGAAGTTCATCGCGCCAGCCCCTGAGCTTGCTGCCGAAGTATTCTTTCATCACCGAACTCATGAATTCTTCTTCGTCGGAAGGCTTGTAGTCTTGAGGAGTCGTTACATTCATTCTTAGTAACCCACTGTAATGATCGAAAATTTTGCCGGAATATAGAAGTGTGGAGCCGATCCTGCAAGAAGGATTTATCAAAATTCAATCATTTTTAATGGGATGTAACAATTGGCAGGATTTTGCCATTTCGCAAAATTATTGCGTAAATCACACGTCGCGAGTCAATTTAGCGATTTCGACTTCGGCGCGGAGCTCGATTTCATCAATGATCTCATTGAGGTTCGGGTCTTCTGTTTCCCGGCGATGCGCACGCATCTGACCTGCCAAGTGGGCCAAATCTTCCTTGGCGATAGCACCGGTGAGTAGTTGTCGGCGCAGATCTTCCATCTGGTCGAGTAAATCCTCGCCATAGTGCTGCAACTTGCGCTGACCCTGCTGATCAACGTTCCCAGAGACTTCTTGCAGCGCGAGAATAGAGTCCACGGGTCCAGTGGCACTGACTTCCGACGCGGCAGAAGTCCCCGTTGTACCGGCAGCCTTATTCAGCTGCTCGGCAAACTGCACTCCGTGCCCCGGCGCCGCTTTCTTGCCGCGCGAGACCCCTGATGCTTTGCCAGTTGTAACCTTAGATACTTTCATCGTGTCAACGTATCACGTTTCACCCGTTGCTACAGGACTTTAAACCGAAGTGAAATCTCAGCCGAAATTCTCACCTGGAAAAACTTAATAATGAATTGACCAAAATCAATTCGTTTTCAGCTCAATCTGCTTGATATAGGGATGGGGCCTTAACAACCAGTGAATTTATTAACGGAATAATTTTTGACGAAAGGGTTGCCAATTCAAGTCAGCCGCAGTAGGTTGGGGAACAGTTGTTGCGAATAATTCGCATTATCTTAGTAAACATTGATAGAAAACAAGTCTTTATCAATATCTTGGAGGAAGAATGAGAAGGTTTCCAATTTTCATACTCGTCGCCTTTGTTGGGCTTATGGCTGCATTTAATTTCGTGCCTGGGTCTTATTTAGGTCTTGGGCCTGCACACGCGGGAGATAAAGAAGTAAACCTTTATTCCTATCGCCAAGCCTTTTTGCTAAAGCCCCTTTTGGATGGATTCACCAAGGAAACCGGGATTAAGGTCAACGTTGTTTACGCGAAAAAAGGCATGCTGGAACGGCTCAAGGCGGAAGGTGCCAATAGCCCGGCGGATGCAATCCTGTCGGTCGACATCGGTCGATTGAACGATCTTGTTCGGTCCGAACTGGTGCAGCCAATCAATTCCAAAGTCTTAAATGCCAACATCCCGCAACAATTTCGTCATAAGGATGGCCTGTGGTATGGCCTAACGGCCCGCGCCCGGGTTCTTTATGCGCACAAAACACGCGTTAAACCGGGCGAACTCACATCCTATGAAGATCTCGCGAAACCGCGGTTCAAGGGTCGAATTTGCACCCGGTCCGGCAAGCATGTTTACAATATTTCCCTTGTTGCCTCGATGATCAAAGCGCTCGGTGAGACCAAGGCAGAAGCCTGGGCCAAGGGTGTAAAGGCCAATCTGTCACGGCGTCCCCAAGGCAATGATCGGGCCCAGGTCAAAGCCATTTACCAAGGCGAATGTGACGTTTCCATTGGCAACCACTATTACATGGGGAAAATGGCCACGAATGAGAAAAAGCCAAAACAAAAAAAATGGGCTGAAACTGTCAGGATCGTATTTCCCAACCAGCAAGACCGGGGCACCCACGTCAACGTCAGCGGAGCCGGCATCACCAGCAGTGCCAAGAACAAGGCCAACGCGATCAAGCTTCTCGAATATTTAAGCGGAGATTTAGGCCAGGAAATCTACGCCCAGGTGAATTTTGAATATCCGATTAAGAAAGGCGTGAAACGCCACCCTATGGTCGCCTCCTGGGGAGATTATAAACCAGATGCGGTTCATTTGTCGGATATCGCGGCGCTGCGTACGGCGGCCTCGAAACTGATGGACAGGGTTGGATTCGATAACTAGATTCCCAACCCAAGGAACAAAAGAGGGCCCGCCGGTCACATGCCGGTCGGCCCTCTTTGATGTTCGCTTCTTTAATTTTCTGGGGAATTTAAGGAAATAAACGACGTGACCACGAATACAGCCGCAATTGGGCAACGCTCGAGACTTCCCTCCTTTCGAAGGGTGCGGTTGAACGTCTGGAGCGTGGGCACGCTAATTGTCGCGGGATTGGCATCGATCCCCATCATCGCCGTCATTGCCATGGCGCTCATGCCACAGGTCAATATATGGCCCCATCTGGCCTCAACTGTTCTGCCTCATTACATTTTGACCACCCTTTTCCTGATGACAGGCGTGGGATTGGGGACACTGATTATCGGCACTGGCTGCGCCTGGCTGGTCACCATGTGCCGCTTTCCAGGACGTCGCGTATTTGAATGGGCGCTGCTGCTGCCAATGGCTGTGCCAGCTTATATTGTCGCTTATGTTTACACGGATCTTTTAGAATTTGCCGGACCCGTTCAAGAAACCCTGCGTGATCTGTTCGGCTGGAAGTTGAAATCAGAATATTGGTTTCCTGAAATTCGCTCCACCGGTGGGGCCGCGCTGATGATGACGTTGGCGTTTTACCCTTACGTCTATTTGCTGTCCCGCGCAGCCTTTTTAGAACAATCGGTCGGTGTCTTGGAAGTCGGGCGGACCCTGGGTCGTGGGCCGTGGCGGGGGTTTTTCCGCATCGCCCTCCCCTTAGCGCGACCCGCAATCATTGTCGGACTGACATTGGTGTTGATGGAAACTCTTAACGATTTTGGCACGGTTGATTATTTCGCCGTTGCCACGTTTACCGCCGGGATCTTCGATGTCTGGTTGAATATGAACAATGTCGGTGGTGCTGCGCAGTTGGCGACGGTCCTTTTGGCCTTCGTGTTGGTGCTGATTTATCTCGAACGGCGCAACCGCCGTGGCCAACAGTACCATTCCACCACGACCAAGGTACAAGCTCTTCCCGGTTATCAATTAAAAGGTTTCTCAAAATTTGCGACTGTGCTGGCGTGCTGCCTGCCGGTTTTATTTGGCTTCGTTTTACCCGCCGGTATATTATTGAATTACGCGGTCAGTCATTACAGTGAAGCGCTTGATGCCAATCTAATCGCCTTTACCTTGAACAGCTTGATGCTTGCCTCTGCCGCAGCCCTCATTTGTATCTTTGTTGGCGGCTTCATGGCTTATGGTGCCCGGCTTGATGGCAGCGCCCTGGTCAAAGGTGCCACCCGATTTGCCAGCTTAGGATACGCAGTGCCGGGTGCTGTGCTTGCAATCGGTGTGATTATCCCGACGGCGTGGTTGGACAACACAATCGATGCGACCATGAAGGGGCTCTTCGGCATCCCTACAGGACTGATCTTAAGCGGCACCATTGTCGCGGTGACCATCGGCTACGTCGTGCGATTTTTAGCTTTATCGTTTGGCACGGTCGAAGCCAGCCTGGCCAAGGTGACGCACAATATGGACGGTGCTGCCCGCACTCTGGGCCACGGTCCGGCGCAGACATTTATAAAAGTCCACATGCCATTGATCCGTGGCAGCATTCTGACAGCGGCCATTTTGGTATTTGTCGATACCATGAAAGAACTGCCGATGACGATCATTCTGCGACCGTTCAATTTTCAGACATTAGCAACCTTTGTCCATCAATATGCTTCCGATGAATTGCTGGAGGAAAGTGCATTGGCAGCATTGATCATTGTTGCCGCAGGGATTTTGCCGGTTATTCTGCTCAGCCGAACCATTGGCCGATCACGTCCTGGAACAGAAGCTGGAGACCGCGTATGAACGACCAGGGTATGAACGACCTGCGGATGACCGACATTGCGCATGCTTATGACGATCACGAGGTCCTTAAGGGTGTCGACCTAGCAATCGTCTCCGGTGAACTGGCTTGTCTTTTGGGTCCGTCTGGGTGTGGCAAGACAACTTTGCTGCGTCTGGCGGCAGGACTCGAACCCCTGCAGCAAGGCATGATAACCCTTGGCGACAGTGTCGCCGCAAATGCTGCCGCCGCAATCCAAGTGCCCCCGGAAGATCGCGGCGTCGGCATGATGTTCCAGGATTACGCCCTGTTCCCGCATCTTACAATTTTTGAAAATATCGCCTTCGGATTGCCCGAGCAGACCAAAGAACGCCTGGAGTGGATACAAGATGCGCTGAACCGAATGGACATGACCCGGCACGCCCGCCATTACCCACATACTCTTTCAGGCGGCCAACAACAGCGGGTTGCGCTGCTGCGTGCCTTGGCCCCAAAACCCAAGGTCCTCTTACTGGACGAGCCGTTTTCCGGGCTGGATGTCACCCTCAGGGCGCAAGTCCGAGAGGAGACCCTGAACCTGCTGAAGGAAACCGGCGTTGCCACACTTTTGGTCACACATGACCCAGAAGAAGCGATGTACATGGCCGACACGATCATGGTCATGGACGAAGGCAAGATTATCCAGGCAGACCCGCCGGCGAAAACCTACATCCAACCGGTAAACGATTATGTCGCCGGGCTGTTCGGGCCCGTCAACAAGGTCACAGGCAAGGTCGAATTCGGTCAGGCACAAACACCGTTTGGACCTTTCGATGCGCCCGGTGTTGATGACGGCACGGAGGTTCAGGTCTACATACGTCCCGAAGGCATCACCGTGACCCCAGCTAACAACGGTGATAATTTGATGGAGATTACGGCGGTGCGCTTATTGGGCCGATCCAGCCACATCCGGTTGTGCCGCAAGATCGATACGCCAGAGGGTGAAATCCACCTGCAAGCAAGAGTCCCCGGCATTTTCCGGTCCGAAGACGGCGCCACGGTCGACGTAACCATTGACCGAACCCACGCGTTTGTTTTTCCGAAAAGCTAGAGAATCAAGCCTTAACTATCTTATCCCGATTGTTGCTCACATTGGCTGTAGCATTCCGAGTATCAATTACCAACGGAACTGCCTCAACCAAGGCGGCGTAATCAACGTCACTGTGGTCGGTGCAGATGAGGGCAACATCGTAGGCGGCGAAGGCTGCTGGATCCCAAGGGACGGCCCCCCGACCCGAAAGACTATCGTGTTTTCGCGTGTGAGGAATTTTATCGACAAACGGGTCGTGGAAATCGACGAACGCGCCGCCCTCTTCCAAAATTTCTATCAGTCGGAAGGCCGGGCTTTCACGGACGTCATCGACGTTTCTTTTGTAAGCAACGCCCATCAATAAGACTCTTGCACCTCTGAGGTCTTTGCCAAATCGAGATTTCAATTGTGCCGCCAAAACACCAACCACATGGTCCGGCATGGCGGTATTAATCTCACCGGCAAGTTCAATGAACTGGGTTGGCTGGCCGTACTGCTTGGCTTTCCAACTGAGATAAAACGGATCAATGGGAATGCAGTGCCCGCCGAGACCAGGTCCTGGATAAAACGGCATGTAACCGAACGGCTTAGACTTGGCCGCATCGATTACCTCCCAGATATCGATGCCCATTTTGTCGTAGATCAGCTTAAGCTCGTTGACGAGGGCGATATTAACCGACCGGAATATGTTTTCGGTCAGCTTAACCGCTTCCGCTGTTTCAAGAGAACTGACGGGGACTGTGCCCGCCACGACATTCCCATACAGCGCTTCGGCGAGGCTCAGCGCTATTGGCCCGTCGCCGCCGACGACCTTGGGAATCTTTGCCGTGCCGTGACTTTCGTTGCCAGGGTCTTCGCGCTCTGGAGAGTAAGCGAGGAAAAAGTCCTCGCCTGATTTCAGGCCTCCCGCTTCCAATAAAGGACGGATGATTTCAGATGTGGTGCCCGGATACGTCGTCGATTCCAACACAACCAGCTGTCCGGGCCGCAAATACTTTGCAATGGTTTCGGTGGTGGATGTGACATAGCTCAGGTCTGGTTCGTGCGCGCCGGTCAATGGTGTTGGCACACACATGATAACTGCGTCCATTTTGGCAAGTTCGGCGAAATCTTTTTCGGCCCGAAACTTCCCAGAGGCAACCATGGCCTTGATATCGCTTTCAGGAATGGTCTTCAGATAGGTTTCACCGCGATTCAGGCAGTCAATTTTCTCGGCATCAATGTCGAACCCAGTGGTCGAAAAGCCCTGTGCAATAAACGCCCGCGCCAGGGGCAAGCCAACGTAGCCCAATCCGATAATCCCCACGGTGGCATCGCCGGACTGGATTGCGCCTGCGAGATTCTGGGCGTGCACATTATCAACTGCGTTCATGGTTTTCCTGGTTCTAAAAATCTGAAGGCCAACTTATATGCCAGACTTAGCTTTACAAAGTCTTTATCCAAAATTTCTGAATTACCGTACAAACCAACTCGGCAAAAATTGCAGGGCGACCCAAAATATGTCCCAAGACCGGTATCCTTTACCCTATGATACCTTTCTAAAATCACATTAATTCAATGGGTTAGGTAGATTACAAACTTGGCATCCATTTTGCTTAATAAGGGGAGAGTTATTGCGTGTGCCCCGCGAATTGGGCAGAAATATGGAGTTTTTGGATGGCTATTTTTGGATCCTTTGCATCAAGCACACTTGCTATGATCTCGCAGAGTCATGCCTTCAACAACATTAGTACGAACATCGCCAACATTAACACGGGCGGTTACAAAGCGACGGATACACGGTTTGCGACTGTGTTGAGCCGGACGTTTACCTCTGGTCAAGGCAGCAGCACGCTGTCTGGCGGCACGCCCTCACTGGATTCCGGCATAGGTGGCGTAAGGCCTACGGACATAAATCGCATTAACCAGCAGGGCAATATTGTTTCGAGCGCACGCGAACTTGACGTTGCCATCAACGGCAAGGGATTCTTTGTTTTAAATGCCAGTCAAGACGGGAGTGGACAAGAACTCTTCACCCGCGATGGCTCTTTTGACCTCTCGACTGGTGCTAGTTTCAGCGTAGCGGGAATTCCGTTATCCGATGGATCTGCAGGTTCAGTTACAAGCAACGAAGGTTTTCTTATCGACAAGAATGGATATTTTGTCCAAGGCCGCAAGGTCGGTTCCGACGGTAAGTTCTCCGACAGCGGCTCGTTACAATCTATTCGTCTGGATCAATTTGCCTTTGTCGCCGACTTCGTTCCAACCACGGGTGCCGAGTTGGTTCTGAATATTCCTGCGGGTGAAGCGGTAACCCTCCCACAAACCGATCAATTTTCTTTATCGGGGAGCTTTGCGGTTGGGGATGTGGTTTCGATCAACGTTAACGGAACAACGGTCTCGACCGCACCAATAGTTGCAACCGACACCTTCCAGACCATTCGTGATAATTTGGTTGCTGCCATAAACGCCAACGCGACAATTGCCGCCGCCGTGACCGCCAGTGCCTCTGCGACCAGCGGCACAGACCTTAATATAACCGCTGATCAACTCAGTGTCGGTTTCACCAGTTTTGGGTCGGTCAATTTAACATCTCCGCTTGTTATATCAGGGTCGACGGTCGAACCCGTGGGTCTGCCGGAAACAGTCTTTAATATTCAAACAATCGATTCTGTCGGGGTTAAACAAACCCCACGGCTAGATTTCGCCAAGACCGCAAACAATACGTGGGAGGTTCGAACAACCACCACGCGAACACCCGTCAAACAGGTAGATACGATCACCCTTGTCG belongs to Rhodospirillaceae bacterium and includes:
- the dksA gene encoding RNA polymerase-binding protein DksA produces the protein MNVTTPQDYKPSDEEEFMSSVMKEYFGSKLRGWRDELLEESSETLVHLQENTGMEADIADRASTETERSLELRTRDRARKLIAKIDEALERLENGTYGFCEETAEPISLSRLEARPIATLSLEAQERHERMEKTHRDD
- a CDS encoding Fe(3+) ABC transporter substrate-binding protein, which produces MAAFNFVPGSYLGLGPAHAGDKEVNLYSYRQAFLLKPLLDGFTKETGIKVNVVYAKKGMLERLKAEGANSPADAILSVDIGRLNDLVRSELVQPINSKVLNANIPQQFRHKDGLWYGLTARARVLYAHKTRVKPGELTSYEDLAKPRFKGRICTRSGKHVYNISLVASMIKALGETKAEAWAKGVKANLSRRPQGNDRAQVKAIYQGECDVSIGNHYYMGKMATNEKKPKQKKWAETVRIVFPNQQDRGTHVNVSGAGITSSAKNKANAIKLLEYLSGDLGQEIYAQVNFEYPIKKGVKRHPMVASWGDYKPDAVHLSDIAALRTAASKLMDRVGFDN
- a CDS encoding iron ABC transporter permease, with protein sequence MALMPQVNIWPHLASTVLPHYILTTLFLMTGVGLGTLIIGTGCAWLVTMCRFPGRRVFEWALLLPMAVPAYIVAYVYTDLLEFAGPVQETLRDLFGWKLKSEYWFPEIRSTGGAALMMTLAFYPYVYLLSRAAFLEQSVGVLEVGRTLGRGPWRGFFRIALPLARPAIIVGLTLVLMETLNDFGTVDYFAVATFTAGIFDVWLNMNNVGGAAQLATVLLAFVLVLIYLERRNRRGQQYHSTTTKVQALPGYQLKGFSKFATVLACCLPVLFGFVLPAGILLNYAVSHYSEALDANLIAFTLNSLMLASAAALICIFVGGFMAYGARLDGSALVKGATRFASLGYAVPGAVLAIGVIIPTAWLDNTIDATMKGLFGIPTGLILSGTIVAVTIGYVVRFLALSFGTVEASLAKVTHNMDGAARTLGHGPAQTFIKVHMPLIRGSILTAAILVFVDTMKELPMTIILRPFNFQTLATFVHQYASDELLEESALAALIIVAAGILPVILLSRTIGRSRPGTEAGDRV
- a CDS encoding ABC transporter ATP-binding protein, which produces MNDLRMTDIAHAYDDHEVLKGVDLAIVSGELACLLGPSGCGKTTLLRLAAGLEPLQQGMITLGDSVAANAAAAIQVPPEDRGVGMMFQDYALFPHLTIFENIAFGLPEQTKERLEWIQDALNRMDMTRHARHYPHTLSGGQQQRVALLRALAPKPKVLLLDEPFSGLDVTLRAQVREETLNLLKETGVATLLVTHDPEEAMYMADTIMVMDEGKIIQADPPAKTYIQPVNDYVAGLFGPVNKVTGKVEFGQAQTPFGPFDAPGVDDGTEVQVYIRPEGITVTPANNGDNLMEITAVRLLGRSSHIRLCRKIDTPEGEIHLQARVPGIFRSEDGATVDVTIDRTHAFVFPKS
- a CDS encoding nucleotide sugar dehydrogenase, translated to MNAVDNVHAQNLAGAIQSGDATVGIIGLGYVGLPLARAFIAQGFSTTGFDIDAEKIDCLNRGETYLKTIPESDIKAMVASGKFRAEKDFAELAKMDAVIMCVPTPLTGAHEPDLSYVTSTTETIAKYLRPGQLVVLESTTYPGTTSEIIRPLLEAGGLKSGEDFFLAYSPEREDPGNESHGTAKIPKVVGGDGPIALSLAEALYGNVVAGTVPVSSLETAEAVKLTENIFRSVNIALVNELKLIYDKMGIDIWEVIDAAKSKPFGYMPFYPGPGLGGHCIPIDPFYLSWKAKQYGQPTQFIELAGEINTAMPDHVVGVLAAQLKSRFGKDLRGARVLLMGVAYKRNVDDVRESPAFRLIEILEEGGAFVDFHDPFVDKIPHTRKHDSLSGRGAVPWDPAAFAAYDVALICTDHSDVDYAALVEAVPLVIDTRNATANVSNNRDKIVKA